CGAATGAATCCTATGGACTTTGGGTTCTGCAGCAAGGGTTACTTGGAGTCTGAGTGGCTACAACCAGCTGAAACACAGTCTGAGCTGATCAAATTACCAGATGGTAAGTTATGGTGGTGCGTTACTTATTGACTAAActgatcaataaatgtttgaaatgttcaATAATTCAGAAACTGGTTCCTTTCTACCAGCACTTACCTGCTGACAAAGAcgagtaacactttacaataacagtccatgaataatcatgcactaatacctgaattaatatttacttttaaaaatgaaaatactttCATAAATTACATTGATCTTCCTTATCAAACGTAgaaagataataataaacaccaataaacactgttgcactattgtcaggactgctgttatagaaaattaatcaacaccttcagactaatcagatttgagaactaaacagcactgtggtttaagGTAATATAACGGGTGCTACGAATTACAAATAACTCAGAATGATTAGCACTATGATGTACGAAAACTAGCCACATTAAGTAACGTTAACAATAGCATAGTCACATGAGCTGTTCTCGTTCTTGAAGATCACTGTTACAGCTGCACCATTAGAACCGGAGTCAATACTCACTGCTGCATACGTTGGGCTTTCacagatttcagatttcacaACCAACGGCTGAGCAGCACTGGctgatgagtcagagagaattGTGGGTAACTGAGCTGTGGAGTAGATGTCCTGATCAGGAGAATCTGATAGGCGTTGTACTGAAGCATAAATGCTTTGTGAAGAATCATTTGGATCTGTGGGTAATCCAGTGTTGGAGTAAATAGACTGGGAAAAGTCAggggggattgtgggtaattgAGCAGTGGAATAAAGTGTGTTAGAAAGGCATCTGCTTTCTGGAGGTGAAATCtgagagcaagaaaaaaaaaacatggagtcTGACAACTGTGATCAAGGTGCcatattaaaaagtataaaaatgcattcattttgTGAAAACTAAGGTCTTAAAAAATCCTAAGCAAAGTAAGTCTTAAATACAGTCCAAGTGATATATCtgttttaatttgcatattaagtgtgtatatgtaatagttttgtgtgtgtgtgtgtgtgtgtgtaataattaaTTACTATTTTTGTGATCATTCTCACCAGTTAAttcagaaaagaagaaaaactgaaGAACTGATATAAGCATTGCCACATGAGAGGACATGGCATTATGCTGGATATTAATAGGATTTATTCTAATATGCCCATCTGAGTAATTCTGATGATTATGTAATACATCGGAAGTGACAGCTACACTGGTGTTCGTTTGGTTTTGTTAAAATCTTTCAGTGCTAAGAGGGTTCAGTGTAGACCACTGCGTCAGTGAGAGCATCAGTTCCAATACTGAGCTGATTTTGAAAAGCACAACTCACCACACGATTGTTTGAGGAGCATTGTGGAGAATGGGCTGGAGATGAGGCTGGAGAGTGGAGGGAAATacattttagtgattttttttttaatggcacatCATATTATGAAagctatttattttaatgtatataagCAGAGTATTGATTGTAGATAAATATGTTCCTGACTGTATAATTCATGCATATCCATTTCTGTCCACTAGGGGCGCAATATTGTTCTGTCACTGCGATTCGCACTGGAGACtcatgaattaataaattaatatagaACACAAAACTACACTcaaattcatataaaatttttgttttttttatatataagaaaataagacaatatttttaaaataaactctgCACTCGTTAACAATGAAAGCGCTCCAATTCGAATAGCTAATTGTCAGGTTTAAAGACTGTACTGAGTAGACAGACAGTTTTTAGGTTCACAGCTAACTTCTGATTAATATTATCAGTAATATGTTAGTTGAGCATATTAGTATATTAGCACATTACTAGCTAACAACTTTAGGTACCATGTTTATTTCCCAAGTTAACTGATTTAATATGagattaaaatgtctttaaaaagcaAGAATCATGAGTAATCAGGTTATGTCAGTCATTCGTTGGCACATAAGCAAAGATCAGTTGAAAACATTGGAGATAGGAATTTCTTTATGCTAATTCCTAGGAAAAAAATTTCCAATTttcacagggggaaaaaaatcacttttaaatGGTCCCTTAAAATGATTTTCAACTAATAAATTTTACCTTATATGAAATTTCTATTTAATTAACCAGAAGTAAGCCACATgcttatttattctttttcactTATGACAAAATAGTAACATCCATAATTCCAGATTTTCTCAGTAATGTATAATAAAACCAAGACAATTTCTGAACATTTCTCCTGAAAAACACTCTCCATGTGATTAGCGGGTGGTGATGACCATTTTACATCACGATCTGTTTTTGCACAGAGATCATGTAAAACTAGGATACTGAACACAATTAGTTAGATGCAGTGAAAACATTCAGACTTGGCATCCCAATTTGTTTCATAAACCAGAGTTAACTCTATTCACTCGTCCAGCTCCTGCTCTCtctaacagacacacaaacaaaccaataatAACCAAGAGTAGGCGGTTCCTTAGCTTCCATGTTCTACCCATTTTGTTTGGCAACATAGCAGCATTGCTCACAATTAGGCAAGACCAgcacatgacatgacatgaaacATGACAAACTTGTTTAACCACAAGGAAAGCACCCCAAAGAGTGTGCTGAAATCCAGataacatggagagagagacacttatgaaaaaaaaaaacagtaagcaCTGGAAAGACTTCACTGACTTGATTTCTACAAGTCCTGTTACAGCCATTCCTCATCCTCAATAAACACCGAAACAATGAAACGTGAAACACTTATCATTACACTCATCaaattatcattaaaaatgCTCAATATAATTGTCAAACCAACTCAGCTAATGTATtcagtatttaaatatatttaaatactcactcacctgtcaatcacctTTCCAttcattgtactttttttaaatactgaagacattagTAGAAGTGACATAGTTTTTtatctgacatttttaaaatatgctatccgtgcttgatttttttcatttttaaaaataactgtttaCATTTTGCTGTGAAGTGCACTTTATTAAAATTGGTTTGAAAAGGGATTTCGGCCTAAGTGGTCtctattattctttttatttgagGTTATGTTTCCTTGTAGTGCTACAATCATCATCAGCATGATTAAACTGTGGATCATGATTCAGTCTGTAAAAATCATGATATGATACTTTTGCCAGATCACATGCACTGAGAAAATCACGTCACTGAAGCACTACAGGACTACAGGAGCAGTTGCCATGGGAATGAGCACCGTGTTGTTGCCAGGCTGAGGGAAGTGCTATAGTCGCAGGTCCCCAAATTTTGGCAGAATGAGACTAAAACTACATAGTCTGCATTTAACTTTAAAGGTCACGTGTTATGCATAATGTCTCACTGACGTTAAACTTTACAGACTGTGAAGTACTTTTGTATATTGCACCAATAATTTTGGAATTTCCCTATGCTATTACTTCATGTGTCTTTCACCACCTCGATTTTTGACGTTGTAAAGTGTTCTGGATTTCAGTTATAaggttggggttttttttttacacataccCTCACTGCTCTAccttttaacctttatttaGTAACATATTAAACAGTTGTGTGAATTAAATAtttgagtttgtgtgtatgtggtacCTTGGgtcttctttttcctctgtAGAGTTACAGCAAATGAAAGCGCAATGAGAAGTAGCACTAGAACCACAGACACAACAATGATGACCATGAAAGTTGGAAATTCTGGGAAGGGAAGCAGAGTCATAATGTGAAAGTCACATTTAAACCATGTTCTAATCATTCAGACGTTCAGACTTTGTCTGAATAATTAAACACAGCGTAGATTAGGTTGTAATCTGTGTTGCGTGTGTAAGTAAAGTGAAATTGAAGATGTAGAGGATGTGGTTGGTGGTCAGAATGTTGATGACTGTCCTGATGTGGCTGGAATATTTGTTCATATAGAAACTCGATGtgagtttgcatgttttcaCACCTAAAggaaccaaaaaaaacattggctgAGGCGCACATAGAGCTGAAAATGGCCTTGTAAATCTCTTtcattcactggtcagaaatgAATTGACTGGAAAaggtaaacaaacctttaccaAGAAAAAGGGGCATAGAGAACATGGAGCCAATGCTAAAAAATAACTAGGCTAAAACATCTTGTGTGCTGctttaattttctctttttgttcatcgGAAGGAATCTCCAGAACTGACTGCATTTTTGCAGCACTAATGCTCTGCACTTTAGCTCAGTTTGCACCTCACGGCTTAGTTTAGCAACCTCACGTGTACCATAAATGCTGTAACCCAAAACACCTGGCATGTCTTAGTTCCAGTTGCAGTTGAGATGATTCAGAGTGGATTCTCTTCCTCACTGCATTCAAGAACCACATTGAGGTGGAGAACAACAGGGTTCCActcaaacagactaaacactgcatgtgTAAAAGCACACTGAGTTTATGGTGCATATTTTCAGACCACAGTTCATAACTGGAAATGTAGAAATCACACGTGCTCAGAGAAACCACACTGAGCGGGTAACCACACCGGGCATAgatataaatggaataaatgcCACATGTGTGGAAGCACATTAATAGATAGAATGATATTGTGGCTGAAGCTTTAGGTTTCGCAAGCAGCTCGGTATTGCTGAAGTGGTTTCAACTTCCTCCAACAGACTGAGCACCAGGCCAGAGCATGTACAGTCACAATACAGTTGTGGAAAATGATATTCTGCACCTTTATCCTTTGGCAAAAATCTGCAATATATGACATATAGAACAATATTCTGCAGAAAGgcttgtctgtttgtttttggcaTAAATTGAGCAGCAACAGTTTGCTCCCAGTATTGCAGGTTTTTTGTGACTACAACATGTATTGCAGGCTATTAGAAGCTACTATAATGCAGTGGTTTACAGGAAATACAAAAACGCTCAAGCCTAAGAGATAGTGCTTGCCTGGTTGAAGAAATTTCCTGTCACCCACTAAACCAAAAGGCAATGTggttaaaacatttacacaaccaTAGCTGATATTGTCTGCCTGTGGTGGTTGGGTGTGTGTTCTCTTTCTCATGTAGAAGAATCTTAATAACGGCTCAAATAACACGTGATATTTTACTTACCCGGGGATGAAGGAACACTAATTGGGTGGTTAGAACTATTTAGTGGAGTacctaaaaaaaatcagacacaaTGAACgacatgaagaaaaaatgtaataaagaagAGATCAGGCAAAAAGTTCGTACCTGCTGTTGAATATGCGCTCTCAGCATGCACTGATGGACTCATGAAGTGGGCTGAAGcagagtgtgtggtgtgtgtggagtgtgagacAGTACTGATGACAGGATCATCTGAGAGAATGGAAACAGGATCATGCTACAATCTTTTTAAATTCTCAAAGGTTCACATTTTCTAGATTCAAGATCCATGAGCCTCGTTTAGCAGTGTTTTCATGGCAACAAGGAAATGGAAATTTCTTCATATGTAAGTGTGTATACTGATAAATGTCCAAGTTTTTCAgacagctgaaaatgacaaaatgactaCTAAATGTTAAAAGAGCACCTACTAAGCACAGTATACACTAAATCttacagtaatgcagctcagccactgcagcatgTCAGCtgctacagacacacactagcTGTTCCTCTATTATAGGTCACCATTACCTTGTTCTAATTCAACCCCTAAtcttatttatcttaatttatggatgGACTTTCATTGAAATAATTAACATGAAGCAAttgattttcataaaatatttattaaataggtctgtaattaaaataaatgagtgatTTAAACTTGCATTTATATAACTCATTGCCACTTATAGTATTTGAAGCCAATCCGTCAAGATTTACATTAGTGAGGTtccttatgcataaatttacacaaccTCAGGAGTGAAATGTAGGATATGAATGTTTTCACAACTAACTGGATCTTAATGAATGTCACATTTCCTGTGTAAGTTGTGCTGTGAAAATTtttacgaataaatttgttCTTATCCAACTTGATAAACGAGGCCCATTCTATACTGTACATGGTGCTTTAGTAATCTTTCTCACTCAATGAATTTATGAGTGAGATTTTTCTTTATCTAGATTTATCTCCTCTGTGTAACTCACCCGTTTTCACCTTCAATAGAATCTCTCTGTAAATATCAAGCCATGTCCGCTGTATCGCACACCAGTAAGTGCCTTCATCCTCTGGTCTCAGATCAGTGATGTTGACGGTGAAGACTTTGGCTGTTGTGTCGTCATACAGAGAGAATCTGGTgtctttagcagcagatccagAGCGAACAGGAATGTCTTTATACCCCACAGTGGGACATTTACCTCTGCAGAGATACTTTTTGTAATCTTCATATCCAGATTTGTAGGGGCATTTAATCTGAACTGATCTTCCTCTGTGTCCAGTTACTGTAGTTACAGCATCAGTACCAACTGGAAAGAAAATAATTGCATGGAATAATGCACAACAAAAGGGACTAGATGAGACATGTTTATACCGCATGTGATTTATACGTGGATATTTACAATTCAGTTGACAAGTGAATCAATCTGGCCCTTACTTGAGTtcttgtcattgtttttttttttttatgcagtaaTCTAATTTCTGCAGACGTAAtaaactagcaagctaactagCAGTCCACATAGCAGGAGTATGATAGGCAGATACTATTTTATTGTACAGTTCATCCATTTCCTTCACTAAGatctttttttaaccagtgaatGGCCACCGATGCCAATGCATACAAGGAGcatgataataatataatttgataataatatAACGTAAGATAATATCAAGTCTATAAGGGGATCAAAACCAGCAGCAGCttatgaccatagattttggtggagcAGAACATTAATAATGACTTAGCCTCAAATAAAATTAAGTCTAGAGTTTATCACACTCATGCTATAGACTACTATCTAGTAACCCTGTAACAGGCAATTGGGAATCGACATCGTACAGTTATCCAGCGTACAGTCTAGCAGCCTTCTTTGAGTGATTATAGGGGTagctttgttcaactgtgttcgAGGGAAATCATTAACCAGTGTTAACGGGTTTCAGCAACATTTCCAAATACCAAATACTCAACAACCACACAAAACACCTGAACTGGCATCGGaaaatttagttattttttctttctttttctcagcctttgcacagagaaacaagtatttcacatgtacagtatttctggtgtacagacattatccactccataagcCCTCTTTACCTTTCTCACcttttgtattgtatattttacaATGTAATTCTCCCTCTTAGCACGTGCTGCAGCTCTTCGCTTTATTTAGCTCCAAGTTTCCATGTTCATGTTTTCTGGTGTTGACTCTCGCTCTTGTTTCCAGTTTGCTCTTATGGATTATCCCTGCTTGTTTTTGCCTGCCTGTGTTCTGACCCATGCTACAGACTTTGATTACAATTTATGGATAAAGGTCACACTGCATTTACATAAGACCTCAACTTCTAAGGATGCAGCAACACGGTTTGTGAGGCACGAGATGCTGCTAGTGAGTGAAGAAAAGTGGCAAAATTATCAGAGTGAGGAAATTACATCTCTCATCACTCCCAAAGCCGCCTCATCACCTGCAAGCCCTGCAACAAATCATTCTTGGATTTGCCATAATAAACCACATGCTTTCATATACACTCCTGCATCTTGCCTCGCCTCTCAGCATGTTACATCAATACTTTTTTTAGGTTaacaatgaaaaagaaaaatgcaaaattcaGCACACACTGTGCTGAAGACAGAGAACAGACAACTTTGGGTGCAACAAGATTATGCATTTCTGtttatgtatacatgtatatggAAAATAGTGACTACTAGGTACTGTGTAACAAGGCTCTATTATACTGTAAGATTGTTAATGTCCTTGCTAACAGAGAATGGTCGGTCACCAAGGCCATGAATACACTATAGCACTgacatttgtgcatttttttcatctttttaaaaGATGTGTCAGCAAGCAAACAGCAACTTTCCTTTTTGCTTCTGTTATTTTGCTGTATATCAAAGCCATAGTGCAGAAATCTTCCCTCTTGAAACTTGACATGGACAGTGATTCAAAATCACTCATCAAAAACTtctaatttgtgtttaacaaaACCGACAAGAGATTGCAGGCTGACTGCATTGATAAAGAACTAGCCCTAATATTGCTTCATCTTGGTGATTAGTTAATCAAAGAAATTCCCTGtccacacagatacacacagtctTTAGAGTAGGTCCTTATTTTGGCTAAATGTGGACGAGGCCCCTGATgtcataatattattattttattatcatttactTACCTATAATCAGGCAGAAGGTGAGGAGGATCTTCATGCTCCAGACTCTCCACTTCagaaaatagtaataaaaatgttctgtaaGTTATCTTACACACCCTCACTGTCTCTGCCTCTGTGAATGTGCAGTGACTTTATGTCTGGTGTAAGCAGAGCAACATCATGTCCACTTCCACTTTCGAGCTGGCGGGAGAAACAAGGTGCAAACTCCTCAGGAAGTGTATGTGTGAAACGCTTGCAAATTGCTTGAAAAAATGCTTGCATATTTCTGACACTAAAGCGGCATGTGTCCTGCAAGGTAAGCTGTAATGTCACTGGTTTTTGCAGCTTTTGGTGAGTTACAGagcatataaaatattttttctggtTAAAAAGTGTACCAgcttttaatattattgttcTGCATTGAGGATCTATGTTTATATAACTACATATACTCCAGGGTTTACTGGAATGTTAGTGAGAAGATGTATATCACCCTAAACCTTAGATCAACATCTTCCAACTTAGATCAACACCACTGTCAGTGTTTAATGGTCTGAGACTGAAGGCCTCTACTGACCTCTAGAGCACAAAGTGTGTACAGGAACAAATCATGAG
This Pangasianodon hypophthalmus isolate fPanHyp1 chromosome 26, fPanHyp1.pri, whole genome shotgun sequence DNA region includes the following protein-coding sequences:
- the LOC113525650 gene encoding CMRF35-like molecule 1, producing MKILLTFCLIIVGTDAVTTVTGHRGRSVQIKCPYKSGYEDYKKYLCRGKCPTVGYKDIPVRSGSAAKDTRFSLYDDTTAKVFTVNITDLRPEDEGTYWCAIQRTWLDIYREILLKVKTDDPVISTVSHSTHTTHSASAHFMSPSVHAESAYSTAGTPLNSSNHPISVPSSPVRKRIHSESSQLQLELRHARTWFKCDFHIMTLLPFPEFPTFMVIIVVSVVLVLLLIALSFAVTLQRKKKTQASSPAHSPQCSSNNRVISPPESRCLSNTLYSTAQLPTIPPDFSQSIYSNTGLPTDPNDSSQSIYASVQRLSDSPDQDIYSTAQLPTILSDSSASAAQPLVVKSEICESPTYAAVSIDSGSNGAAVTVIFKNENSSCDYAIVNVT